One window of Anaerolineales bacterium genomic DNA carries:
- a CDS encoding PD40 domain-containing protein: MVLDPILPVPPIVEVKAAPEVKVDENGIAACPNWILFHSFRTGNLDVFRLDGIEGPDGLEAINLSNGGTMDSRPSRSPNDEWVVFQSDRDGNVELYLVDSNGQSASRLTNTNSDNINAMFGPNSQTVVYQSNRTGNWDIFLLNKDTGEEVQLTDDTGNDVNPFYSPDENWITFQSNRTGSWNVYIYDISTGQEYQVTSFSTDVLFPSWSPNGKQLAFFINVSGTWDLYVSDIKGENFKQISIGGDAGNATWSPEGNRIAYQVTVGDNTDIFTFDLTTNKEYQLTTFGGVDSAPTWNCGGTDVSFTSNREGDPNIYSTWWQGGGDIYGITLHPSTDKWSQWSPSKEPGSRGY; the protein is encoded by the coding sequence GTGGTTCTTGACCCGATCCTTCCTGTTCCCCCGATCGTGGAAGTGAAAGCAGCCCCCGAGGTGAAAGTGGATGAAAACGGCATCGCCGCCTGCCCGAACTGGATTTTGTTCCATTCGTTCCGCACGGGAAATCTGGATGTTTTCCGTCTGGATGGCATTGAAGGACCCGATGGTCTGGAAGCGATCAATTTGAGCAACGGAGGCACGATGGACTCGCGCCCGAGCCGTTCGCCCAACGATGAATGGGTGGTATTCCAGAGCGACCGTGATGGGAATGTCGAACTATACCTGGTGGACAGCAATGGACAATCTGCCAGTCGACTGACGAATACGAATTCCGATAACATCAACGCGATGTTCGGACCGAACAGCCAAACCGTGGTGTATCAAAGCAATCGCACCGGGAATTGGGATATATTCCTTTTGAACAAGGATACCGGCGAGGAAGTGCAGTTGACGGATGATACCGGCAATGATGTCAATCCATTCTACTCTCCGGACGAGAATTGGATCACTTTCCAGTCGAACCGCACCGGGTCGTGGAATGTCTACATCTACGATATTTCGACCGGGCAGGAGTACCAGGTGACCTCGTTCTCTACGGACGTTCTTTTCCCGAGTTGGTCGCCAAATGGAAAACAACTGGCGTTCTTCATCAATGTCAGCGGCACATGGGACCTGTACGTCTCGGACATAAAAGGCGAAAACTTCAAACAGATCTCGATAGGCGGGGATGCCGGGAATGCCACCTGGTCTCCTGAAGGCAACCGCATCGCTTATCAGGTGACGGTTGGAGATAATACGGACATCTTTACCTTCGACCTGACGACGAATAAGGAATATCAGTTGACAACCTTCGGCGGTGTGGACTCTGCCCCAACATGGAACTGCGGCGGAACGGATGTATCGTTCACATCGAACCGGGAAGGCGACCCGAACATCTACTCGACATGGTGGCAGGGCGGAGGTGACATCTACGGCATCACCCTGCATCCCTCGACCGACAAGTGGTCGCAGTGGTCGCCCTCCAAGGAACCCGGCTCGCGCGGCTACTAA
- a CDS encoding MinD/ParA family protein, whose amino-acid sequence MSEGKIVSIHSFRGGTGKSNTTANLAAQIAMMGRRVGVVDTDIQSPGIHVLFGLDDQKMGKTLNDFLHGAATIREVGYSVGEHPGEGQGRAQLKGKQIFLFPSSIKGGEISKILKEGIDFNVLNEGLQTAISEFDLDYLFIDTHPGLNEETLLSIATSDVLIVILRPDNQDLQGTAVTVDIARSLDVPNLLLLVNKALPKHDASAIKAEIESQFDAPVTSVMPLSFDMAENASRDLFSLSYPGHEWSQALKNVVPYILNAK is encoded by the coding sequence ATGAGCGAAGGCAAGATCGTATCCATTCACTCGTTCCGCGGTGGGACGGGTAAATCGAACACCACCGCCAACCTCGCGGCGCAAATCGCCATGATGGGCAGGCGAGTGGGCGTGGTGGACACGGATATCCAATCTCCCGGCATCCATGTCCTGTTCGGGTTGGATGACCAAAAGATGGGAAAGACCCTGAACGATTTTCTGCACGGCGCCGCAACCATCCGTGAGGTTGGTTATTCTGTGGGGGAACATCCCGGCGAGGGCCAGGGGCGCGCCCAATTGAAAGGCAAACAGATTTTCCTGTTCCCGTCCAGCATCAAGGGAGGCGAGATCAGCAAGATCCTCAAAGAAGGAATCGACTTCAACGTATTGAACGAAGGCTTGCAGACCGCCATCAGCGAATTCGACCTCGATTATCTATTCATCGATACGCATCCGGGCCTGAATGAAGAAACACTGCTCTCCATCGCCACATCGGATGTGCTCATCGTCATCCTGCGGCCCGATAACCAGGACTTGCAGGGAACCGCGGTGACGGTGGACATTGCGCGGAGTTTGGATGTGCCAAACCTATTATTGCTGGTGAACAAAGCCCTGCCCAAACACGATGCGTCTGCGATCAAAGCCGAGATCGAATCTCAGTTCGATGCGCCTGTCACCAGCGTCATGCCGCTCTCGTTCGACATGGCTGAAAATGCCAGCCGGGATCTGTTCTCCTTGAGTTATCCCGGCCACGAATGGTCGCAGGCGCTGAAAAACGTCGTGCCTTACATTTTGAATGCGAAATAA
- a CDS encoding RNA polymerase sigma factor codes for MQNNKTPPHDLSDEFLIQNFRDGNTEAFDVLYLRHLPRVYNRVRYVVPENDVEDVTQEIFLAAMKSLASFRGDAKFGTWLRTLTNHKVAEYYRRRARKQEPRLAPLTEAIAQTTGSTSQSLEERIFLQRALQNLPESYREVLLLRFAEEMQFNEIADHTGQNLEAVKSLFRRAVSALRTHLET; via the coding sequence ATGCAAAATAACAAGACTCCCCCCCATGACCTCAGCGACGAGTTTCTCATCCAAAACTTTAGGGATGGAAACACTGAGGCGTTCGATGTCCTTTACCTCCGCCACCTCCCCCGGGTCTACAACCGGGTGCGATACGTGGTCCCGGAAAACGACGTGGAGGACGTCACTCAGGAGATATTTCTCGCCGCAATGAAATCCCTTGCCTCCTTCCGTGGGGATGCCAAATTTGGAACCTGGCTTCGCACGTTGACCAACCATAAAGTGGCTGAGTACTACCGCAGGCGCGCCCGCAAACAGGAACCCCGGCTCGCGCCGCTTACGGAAGCCATCGCTCAGACGACGGGAAGCACTTCGCAATCCCTGGAGGAGCGGATCTTCCTCCAAAGAGCGCTTCAGAACCTGCCTGAAAGCTATCGCGAGGTCCTGTTGCTCCGATTTGCCGAAGAAATGCAGTTCAATGAAATTGCCGACCACACCGGGCAGAATCTTGAAGCGGTCAAATCCCTTTTTCGGCGGGCAGTTTCCGCTCTTCGCACTCATCTGGAGACTTAA
- a CDS encoding MinD/ParA family protein produces MSKIISVHSFRGGTGKSNTTANIAALLAMDGARVGVVDTDIASPGIHVLFNLDEADMEHSLNDYLWGKCTIEEAAQDVSGHIGAEVKGQIFLIPASIKAGEIARILREGYDVGLLNDGFRDVIEKLKLDYLLIDTHPGLNEETLLSIAISNTLIIIMRPDQQDYQGTAVTVDVAKKLDVPKLLILVNKTPSNLDFEEVRNRVEQTYEAKVGAILPHSDEMMMLASSGLFTIQFPEHTVTKGLRNLVEQLKAG; encoded by the coding sequence ATGTCCAAAATCATTTCAGTTCATTCCTTTCGCGGAGGGACGGGTAAATCGAACACAACCGCGAACATTGCAGCGCTTCTGGCAATGGACGGCGCGCGCGTTGGCGTGGTGGATACCGATATCGCCTCCCCCGGCATCCACGTTCTGTTCAACCTCGACGAAGCGGACATGGAACACTCTCTGAACGACTACCTGTGGGGCAAGTGCACCATCGAAGAGGCGGCTCAAGACGTGTCCGGACATATCGGAGCGGAGGTCAAAGGGCAGATTTTCCTGATCCCCGCCAGCATCAAAGCGGGCGAGATCGCCCGTATCCTGCGCGAAGGATATGATGTGGGGTTGTTGAACGATGGCTTCCGCGATGTGATCGAAAAGTTGAAACTGGACTATTTGTTGATCGACACGCATCCCGGTCTGAACGAAGAGACACTGCTCTCCATCGCCATCTCGAACACGTTGATCATCATCATGCGCCCCGATCAGCAGGATTACCAGGGCACCGCTGTGACCGTGGACGTCGCCAAAAAACTGGATGTCCCAAAATTGCTGATCCTCGTGAACAAGACCCCCAGCAACCTCGATTTCGAGGAAGTGCGCAACCGCGTGGAACAGACCTATGAAGCGAAAGTTGGAGCGATCCTGCCGCACTCGGATGAAATGATGATGCTCGCAAGTTCCGGGCTTTTTACCATTCAATTCCCGGAACACACTGTGACCAAGGGTTTGCGCAATCTGGTGGAACAGCTGAAAGCCGGTTGA
- a CDS encoding adenylate/guanylate cyclase domain-containing protein produces MLPESPLAIIESRLRYLIPSEMYAEMWGNPSVEIMIQVHNHLRTLQRILHDYTSRQIDIAQLKPGDVRTEWQYGTMMFTDLAGFTKLMEANASKGREGAENLLRELTKYFSTMISVISKSGGELVEFTGDAMLVVFAKKKEKADDAQRAIRAGLRMQRAMKDFAEIQTPSGVVNLQMRIGIHSGRFLTAEIGTPRRMEHVLLGKDVQKAKLTESNGRNERVNVSSTAYQLAKDDFRFEEGNPDYHLVVDDLTADSLGDYEITPVGRRSASSVLFDRKDKKEVLNNIVELLNSIEPLASYIPDPVLSMLVESAADRKIRPDFPTPTIMFVNFIGLPESADRALPGEERKLAMSFSKAFSLINASVDARGGVLKKVTYHLSGSDIVIYFGVPNAHTNNEMRAASAAIAILEIVEAINAKAPTIGGIKPDVYCQIGINMGPAFVAEIGDPRGRREFNVLGDTVNTAARLMNRAQKNQIVVSEAVKNAIEEKYDCTPLGEISLKGKSKPLSLYELTGRKSKEEN; encoded by the coding sequence ATGCTTCCAGAATCCCCGCTTGCCATTATTGAAAGCCGATTACGCTATTTGATTCCCTCGGAGATGTATGCGGAAATGTGGGGAAACCCTTCTGTGGAGATCATGATCCAGGTGCATAACCACCTGCGGACCCTGCAACGCATCCTCCATGATTACACTTCGAGGCAGATCGACATTGCCCAGTTGAAGCCGGGAGATGTCAGGACCGAATGGCAGTACGGCACGATGATGTTCACAGACCTGGCGGGTTTCACGAAACTGATGGAAGCCAACGCCTCGAAAGGTCGCGAAGGCGCGGAAAATCTGCTGAGAGAGCTGACGAAATATTTTTCGACCATGATCTCCGTTATCAGCAAATCGGGGGGCGAACTGGTCGAGTTCACCGGCGACGCAATGCTGGTGGTCTTCGCGAAAAAAAAGGAAAAAGCCGACGATGCCCAGCGCGCCATCCGCGCCGGTCTGCGGATGCAGCGCGCGATGAAGGATTTCGCGGAAATCCAAACCCCGTCGGGGGTCGTCAACCTGCAAATGCGCATCGGGATTCACAGCGGCAGGTTCCTCACGGCAGAGATCGGAACGCCGCGCCGCATGGAGCATGTCCTGCTCGGCAAGGATGTGCAGAAAGCGAAATTGACCGAAAGCAACGGCCGCAACGAGCGCGTGAACGTTTCGAGCACGGCCTATCAGCTTGCAAAGGACGATTTTCGCTTCGAAGAGGGCAACCCGGATTATCACCTGGTCGTGGATGACCTCACCGCAGATTCGCTCGGGGATTACGAAATCACACCGGTGGGGCGGCGCAGCGCCAGTAGTGTTCTTTTCGACAGGAAGGACAAAAAGGAAGTCCTGAACAATATCGTCGAACTGCTCAATTCCATCGAACCGCTCGCCAGTTACATCCCCGATCCTGTCCTATCGATGCTTGTGGAAAGCGCGGCGGACCGCAAGATCCGCCCGGACTTCCCCACTCCCACCATCATGTTCGTTAACTTCATCGGCCTGCCTGAATCAGCAGACCGCGCGCTTCCCGGCGAGGAGCGCAAACTGGCGATGAGTTTCTCGAAGGCATTTTCATTGATCAATGCCTCGGTCGACGCCCGTGGCGGCGTATTGAAGAAGGTGACCTATCACCTCTCCGGCTCGGACATTGTGATCTACTTCGGCGTCCCGAACGCGCATACGAATAACGAAATGCGTGCCGCTTCGGCTGCGATTGCCATCCTCGAGATCGTGGAAGCCATCAATGCAAAAGCCCCCACCATCGGCGGCATCAAGCCGGATGTGTATTGTCAGATCGGCATCAACATGGGTCCCGCCTTCGTTGCGGAGATCGGCGATCCGCGCGGGAGGCGTGAGTTCAATGTGCTTGGCGATACGGTCAACACGGCGGCGCGCCTGATGAATCGCGCACAAAAGAATCAAATCGTCGTCTCGGAGGCGGTCAAGAACGCCATCGAGGAAAAATATGACTGTACTCCCCTGGGAGAGATATCCCTCAAAGGTAAGAGCAAGCCCTTGAGTTTGTATGAATTGACGGGGAGAAAATCGAAGGAAGAGAATTAA
- a CDS encoding PD40 domain-containing protein, with protein MNPLTIKQKNILFGATLALFAIIPGACGDTAEIDLGGAAGLGTEEAQSTIPTDTPPEIPPATATPIPAASGHIIFTSDRDGQNDLYMVTPDGGETTRLTAGASVDESGTPQLSPDGTRVAFAATIGNNTDIYVVDIASNAISRITDAQGRDSSPSWSPDGGRIVFESFRDGNLEIYTVNADGSNPTRLTNDSVGDSNPLWSPTTNEILFSSSRFGNSDLFLLSPNGSPSTLTTNPGPDNNPAWSPDGSAIAYLEFSGELSNICLIGRDGLNKRCLNEYPSDFDTPTWSPDGNWIASTEGASIHIFNIRDGQDIVISQAGIEPHGIPAWSPDGLRLAFQAFANGNMELFQVLVRTNEFMQVTSLPGVDGKPVWIAR; from the coding sequence ATGAACCCTCTCACAATTAAACAAAAGAATATTTTGTTCGGCGCAACTCTTGCTCTTTTTGCTATCATCCCGGGCGCTTGCGGTGATACGGCGGAAATTGATCTTGGAGGCGCTGCCGGTCTTGGTACCGAGGAAGCGCAATCAACGATTCCGACCGATACCCCCCCGGAAATTCCCCCCGCAACTGCAACTCCCATCCCCGCAGCATCCGGTCACATCATTTTCACATCCGACCGCGACGGACAGAATGACCTGTACATGGTCACACCCGATGGCGGCGAAACCACCCGCCTCACAGCCGGCGCATCTGTGGATGAAAGCGGCACTCCCCAACTTTCCCCCGACGGGACCCGGGTCGCTTTCGCTGCAACAATCGGCAACAACACCGACATCTACGTGGTCGATATCGCATCGAATGCCATCAGCCGTATCACCGACGCGCAGGGAAGAGACTCTTCCCCCTCCTGGTCTCCGGATGGGGGGCGGATCGTTTTTGAATCCTTCCGCGATGGGAATCTCGAAATTTACACCGTCAATGCCGACGGCTCCAACCCGACCCGCCTGACGAATGACTCGGTCGGTGATAGCAACCCTCTCTGGTCGCCGACAACGAATGAGATCCTTTTCTCCAGTTCCCGCTTCGGCAACTCGGACCTGTTCCTGCTCAGTCCAAATGGGTCGCCTTCCACGCTGACGACGAATCCTGGTCCCGATAACAACCCGGCATGGTCGCCGGACGGAAGCGCAATTGCGTATTTAGAATTTTCCGGCGAACTCTCGAACATCTGCCTGATCGGGAGGGACGGGCTGAACAAACGCTGTTTGAACGAATACCCCTCTGATTTCGACACGCCGACCTGGTCGCCGGATGGAAATTGGATCGCCTCCACCGAAGGCGCAAGCATTCATATCTTCAATATCAGGGATGGTCAGGACATCGTAATTTCGCAGGCGGGAATCGAGCCGCATGGCATCCCGGCATGGTCGCCGGATGGTTTGAGGCTGGCTTTTCAAGCATTCGCCAATGGGAACATGGAACTCTTTCAAGTCCTCGTTCGTACGAACGAGTTCATGCAGGTCACTTCCCTTCCCGGGGTCGATGGAAAACCAGTCTGGATTGCCAGGTAA
- a CDS encoding cyclic nucleotide-binding domain-containing protein, whose translation MIDAVLEKIREADFFKELSDDALAAVAAKATLRKYATGDALMRKGDPADSFHLILEGHLKIVTTDARGDEIIINRVGPGETIGELALVDERPRSAGAIALDKVEALELTKEAFFDLLDHRLDVSLGILRGFSNRLRFSTTYIEKVIDWSQKTAEGDYSFLEHTQPITNRPGTDDDKAAQLLSAFYSMVRRVKAREEGLKQQVEQLTFEIDQERRKKEFEEITGTEFYARLKEQAQTIRKKRQGL comes from the coding sequence GTGATCGATGCGGTTTTGGAAAAGATCCGCGAGGCGGATTTTTTCAAGGAACTTTCGGACGACGCGCTTGCGGCAGTGGCTGCAAAAGCCACCCTGCGCAAATACGCTACTGGTGATGCCCTGATGCGCAAGGGCGATCCGGCTGATTCGTTCCATCTCATTCTGGAGGGTCATCTAAAGATCGTCACCACCGACGCGCGCGGAGACGAGATCATTATCAACAGGGTGGGTCCGGGCGAGACCATCGGCGAGCTTGCGCTGGTGGATGAACGTCCGCGGTCGGCGGGCGCGATTGCGCTCGATAAAGTGGAGGCGCTCGAACTGACCAAGGAAGCATTTTTCGACCTGCTCGATCACCGCCTGGATGTGTCCTTGGGAATCCTGCGCGGATTTTCCAACCGACTGCGCTTTTCGACGACTTACATCGAAAAAGTGATCGATTGGTCGCAAAAAACGGCGGAGGGCGATTATTCGTTTTTGGAGCATACCCAACCGATCACCAACCGCCCCGGAACGGACGATGACAAGGCGGCGCAATTGCTTTCGGCATTCTATTCCATGGTGAGAAGGGTGAAGGCGCGTGAAGAAGGTTTGAAGCAGCAGGTGGAACAATTGACGTTCGAGATCGACCAGGAACGCCGCAAGAAGGAGTTCGAAGAGATCACCGGCACCGAGTTCTATGCCAGGCTGAAGGAACAGGCGCAGACCATCCGCAAGAAGCGGCAGGGTTTGTAA
- a CDS encoding PrsW family intramembrane metalloprotease, whose protein sequence is MTLAISIVIALIGPVVFLYLLRGFDLHKTAKFSRNIVTLICGIVAYLFAFWINRSIIDAGLATRTQIIRVVAPVAEEILKSAILIYLVTRANFNYVVDGALYGFGAGVGFALIENVEYVTGRPELALTIAVARVFSTNLVHATGSGVIGTALAYSRGQRGKARGAAVILGGYALAILFHALFNTMVNAGTFLAFAIGYGVVGMALIWYIIKRGMDVQKVWVAEKLGMGDRVTQEETRVVSNIEMVNEVLKPIEARFGAEKTSLVRNLIYKQAEIGIKRKLIETAQSEARRQEIEAIIQELVKDINDIRKQIGAYCMMMVREVYLGQDLQIWNLLNARIAAAGPGQKGGGLWDRVSERMRDSSTTQEESKS, encoded by the coding sequence ATGACTCTGGCAATTTCGATCGTCATCGCTCTGATCGGGCCGGTCGTTTTTCTTTACCTTCTTCGCGGATTCGATCTGCATAAAACCGCAAAATTCAGCAGGAACATCGTCACGTTGATATGCGGTATTGTCGCCTACCTGTTTGCATTTTGGATCAATCGATCAATCATTGATGCGGGTCTTGCGACACGCACCCAGATCATCCGGGTGGTGGCTCCGGTCGCGGAGGAAATTCTCAAGTCGGCGATCCTGATATATCTGGTCACGCGGGCGAATTTCAATTATGTCGTCGATGGCGCATTGTATGGATTTGGAGCCGGAGTCGGGTTCGCCCTGATTGAGAATGTGGAGTACGTGACCGGACGACCCGAACTTGCCCTTACGATCGCCGTGGCGCGCGTATTTTCCACCAACCTGGTACATGCCACCGGCAGCGGCGTGATCGGCACTGCGCTGGCGTACTCGCGCGGTCAGCGAGGTAAAGCCAGGGGCGCGGCCGTGATCCTGGGCGGATATGCGCTGGCGATCTTATTCCATGCCTTGTTCAATACGATGGTCAATGCCGGGACGTTCCTGGCATTTGCCATTGGCTACGGCGTTGTCGGCATGGCCTTGATCTGGTACATCATCAAGCGGGGCATGGACGTGCAAAAGGTATGGGTGGCGGAAAAACTCGGCATGGGGGACCGCGTCACACAGGAAGAGACGCGCGTGGTCAGCAATATTGAGATGGTCAACGAAGTTCTGAAACCCATCGAAGCGCGTTTCGGAGCGGAAAAGACGTCATTGGTTCGTAATTTGATCTATAAACAAGCCGAGATCGGCATCAAACGCAAATTGATCGAAACGGCGCAGAGCGAGGCCCGCAGGCAGGAGATCGAAGCGATCATCCAGGAGCTTGTGAAGGACATCAACGACATAAGAAAGCAGATCGGCGCATATTGCATGATGATGGTGCGGGAGGTGTACCTGGGCCAGGACTTGCAGATCTGGAATTTGCTCAATGCCCGTATCGCCGCGGCGGGCCCGGGTCAAAAGGGAGGCGGGTTGTGGGACCGCGTATCGGAGCGGATGCGCGATTCATCCACTACCCAGGAGGAGTCAAAATCGTGA